One window of the Labilibaculum sp. genome contains the following:
- a CDS encoding RagB/SusD family nutrient uptake outer membrane protein — MRNNKILILLGLISFLTFSVSSCKDEFLDEELTTTQSTQTFETQEGLDQLVIGTYQKLKFKFNYTWGIKMFNVGVDEFTDANNAIPDYNGYSADLNSAEGGNNKPVWQNMYAGVESANTIIQNMPLYYDKENSNYNTRLGEGYFLRGYFYLTLTTQYGGVPLKLEPSTAVETYFTRATEEECFAQIIADFKSAYDLLPANPEATGRISKYAAAHFLAKSKLTRASELYNSWNSSYISADLDDVIKYGTEVVTAHPLCTNYVQLWDYQAANGANERVSEVVLAAQFSDDQSTWGRYGNQMHLYYPSVYQDISGTKRDISGGREFCYARTTNYTMDVFDRVNDSRFWKSFITSYGCNSTANAPEWTADNAILGPVGTVAGTKRFEGGDLAIKYIVNNAGDTRYNPVTNDVTGVLKDGVMQNTHTFVRYFNGDAQDWIGQHGNEGYYGVQKRFVALSKFRDGYRVSIASQFGTRDVILARSADDALMVAEAYIRKGESEYANAIIWINKLRDRAAFLDGEDRAVHIDGGQAYKNNSYCNGKGGGYSSDGSVYYDKNTYYESNGDLAETTASTVNELHINSVSDIYNSSVDAPIYTKLECSSNAEKMMCFLLNERTRELCGETVRWEDLARTKRLEARFKAFNDGWVRGNSTFNAATHYYRPIPQSFLDAITNENGQALSSEEKQAMQNPGY, encoded by the coding sequence ATGAGAAATAATAAAATATTAATACTATTGGGGCTGATAAGTTTCTTAACTTTTTCTGTATCATCCTGCAAAGATGAGTTTCTGGACGAGGAGCTTACAACAACCCAAAGCACTCAGACGTTTGAAACACAAGAGGGGCTGGATCAACTGGTTATAGGAACATACCAGAAACTGAAATTTAAATTCAACTATACCTGGGGAATTAAAATGTTTAACGTAGGTGTAGATGAATTCACAGATGCAAATAACGCCATCCCCGACTACAACGGTTATAGTGCTGATTTAAACTCAGCAGAAGGCGGAAACAACAAGCCTGTGTGGCAAAACATGTATGCCGGTGTTGAATCAGCAAACACCATTATTCAAAATATGCCTCTTTATTACGATAAAGAAAATTCAAATTATAACACTCGATTAGGCGAAGGTTATTTTCTACGTGGCTATTTTTATTTAACTCTTACCACTCAATATGGAGGTGTGCCATTGAAATTAGAACCATCAACAGCGGTTGAAACTTATTTTACACGAGCCACAGAAGAAGAATGTTTTGCACAAATCATTGCAGATTTTAAGTCGGCATATGATTTATTACCTGCAAATCCAGAAGCAACTGGCCGCATATCAAAATATGCTGCAGCTCATTTTCTTGCAAAATCAAAATTAACACGTGCAAGTGAGTTGTATAATTCATGGAACTCAAGCTATATAAGCGCTGATTTAGATGATGTAATTAAATATGGAACAGAAGTCGTAACTGCACATCCTTTATGTACAAACTATGTACAATTATGGGATTATCAAGCTGCAAATGGTGCCAACGAACGTGTTTCTGAAGTCGTTTTGGCTGCTCAATTTTCTGACGATCAATCTACCTGGGGTAGATATGGAAATCAGATGCATCTTTATTACCCATCTGTTTATCAAGATATTTCCGGTACAAAAAGAGATATATCAGGGGGTCGTGAATTCTGTTATGCCCGAACTACTAATTATACCATGGATGTATTTGATCGTGTGAACGACTCAAGATTCTGGAAATCTTTTATTACTAGTTACGGATGTAACTCTACAGCAAATGCTCCGGAATGGACTGCCGATAATGCTATTTTAGGACCTGTAGGAACTGTAGCTGGAACAAAACGATTTGAAGGCGGAGATCTGGCTATTAAATACATTGTTAACAATGCTGGCGATACCAGATATAATCCTGTTACAAATGATGTAACCGGTGTTTTAAAAGATGGTGTTATGCAAAACACCCACACATTTGTTCGTTATTTTAATGGTGACGCACAAGATTGGATTGGGCAACATGGTAATGAAGGGTATTATGGTGTTCAGAAACGTTTTGTTGCATTATCGAAATTCCGCGATGGATACAGAGTTTCAATTGCATCTCAATTTGGAACCCGCGATGTCATTCTTGCCCGCTCTGCAGATGACGCTCTAATGGTTGCTGAAGCCTACATACGTAAAGGTGAGTCGGAATATGCCAATGCTATTATTTGGATTAATAAATTAAGAGACAGAGCCGCATTTTTAGATGGAGAAGATCGTGCTGTTCACATTGATGGAGGACAAGCCTATAAGAACAATAGCTATTGTAACGGTAAAGGTGGAGGATACTCTTCTGACGGTTCCGTTTATTACGATAAGAACACTTATTATGAATCAAATGGAGATCTGGCAGAAACAACTGCTTCCACAGTAAATGAATTGCATATCAACTCAGTAAGTGACATCTACAATTCTTCAGTAGATGCTCCAATTTATACAAAGCTTGAATGCTCGAGCAATGCAGAAAAAATGATGTGTTTCTTATTGAATGAGAGAACTCGTGAGCTTTGCGGAGAAACAGTACGTTGGGAAGATTTAGCCCGTACAAAAAGGCTCGAAGCCCGATTCAAGGCATTTAATGATGGTTGGGTAAGAGGCAACTCAACTTTTAATGCTGCGACTCACTATTATCGTCCAATTCCTCAATCATTTCTTGATGCCATTACCAATGAAAATGGGCAGGCATTAAGTTCGGAAGAGAAACAAGCAATGCAAAACCCAGGATACTAA
- a CDS encoding TonB-dependent receptor has protein sequence MNLFKSRKEQFKVFFITLLTGCFFMAGSVNVCAQEQTISVTGSVKDLTGQSIIGATIVEKGSVTNGTITDIDGNYQIKVPKNATITVSFIGFSTQEVLVAGKSVINFVISEETTNLDELIVVGYGVQKKSDVTGAVTRVSAEDIVAMPVKDAVQAMQGKTAGVDITSNQRPGETGSITIRGIRSLNASQSPLYVVDGMVVQSGGIDNINPSDIESIDILKDASATAIYGSRGANGVILVTTKKGKVGAVSFNYSGSVTIEKMYDVTEMMDAAEWLDYARLAKYNMGSYASATPTYAADLSTWGSVGATFANIEKGWVNGAWDASKVGNYNWGDHGKRTAVSTEHTISASGGTEKFKGYGSFGYLRQEGTQPDQLYQRYTAKTNFEVSPTNWFKFGTTMNLSYGEQDYGYSFTKSSTGPGDYYSALKSMLPWTVPYDENGDYIRNPAAGDVNIINPIKELDYNTNNRQSLRATGSFYSQLDFGNMWKPLDGLSYRIQFGPEFNYYRLGVFNAAEGINGDGNNTAKYNTNNTRAYTLDNLLYYNKTFSNLHKVGLTAMQSFSKYHYENGDMKATDVASTSELWYNLASGGDAYSLGTGLSEKQMESYMLRGNYTYNDKYMLTASMRWDGASQLAAGNKWASFPSLALGWRIDQEDFMNNASWIDGLKARFGYGITGNAAIKAYDTKGGVASLYYNWGTTSSELGYVASDPSVKYPPKMANTDLSWEKTGQYNVGIDYVLFNGRLSGSVDAYKTKTTDLLMIMSIPSLTGYTSTWANIGETKGSGIDLQINTVNIKSNDFSWETSISWSKDQSEISKLNNGKTEDLNNAWFIGEDIGVYYDYVYDGIWKTSEAAEAAVYGRKPGQIKVKDLNNDGTIDANEDRQIVGNKRPDWSGGMTNTFKYKNFDLSFFIYSRWGNTFRSGKETLDGRFAMRKIDYWVAGENEDAEYYSPGSNGEAADTYASSMNYQDGSFVKMRNISLGYNFTPKQLKKLGISKLKVYAQCMNPFTIYSKCDYLDTDLSGYNNNTTSVGSSTTLKSFVFGLNLGF, from the coding sequence ATGAATTTATTTAAATCAAGAAAGGAACAATTTAAAGTGTTTTTCATAACACTACTTACAGGTTGTTTTTTTATGGCTGGAAGCGTCAACGTTTGCGCACAGGAACAAACGATTTCCGTTACAGGTAGTGTTAAAGATCTAACAGGCCAGTCTATAATTGGAGCCACTATCGTAGAAAAAGGATCTGTTACAAATGGTACTATAACAGATATTGATGGAAATTACCAAATTAAAGTACCTAAAAACGCAACAATAACCGTAAGCTTTATTGGTTTCTCAACTCAGGAAGTACTTGTTGCTGGGAAGTCAGTAATTAATTTTGTAATCAGTGAAGAAACCACAAACCTTGATGAATTAATTGTAGTTGGTTACGGTGTACAAAAGAAGAGCGATGTAACAGGTGCTGTAACCAGGGTTAGTGCTGAAGACATTGTGGCAATGCCCGTTAAAGACGCTGTACAAGCCATGCAGGGAAAAACTGCCGGAGTTGACATTACGTCAAATCAAAGACCTGGTGAGACTGGAAGTATTACTATTAGAGGTATTCGATCATTAAATGCCAGCCAGAGTCCATTATACGTAGTAGATGGAATGGTTGTTCAAAGTGGAGGAATCGACAATATTAATCCAAGTGACATTGAAAGTATTGATATTCTAAAGGATGCTTCTGCTACAGCTATTTATGGATCAAGAGGTGCCAATGGTGTTATCTTAGTTACGACTAAAAAAGGTAAAGTAGGTGCTGTCAGTTTTAATTATTCCGGTTCAGTTACCATTGAAAAAATGTACGACGTAACTGAGATGATGGATGCCGCTGAATGGTTGGATTATGCCAGACTTGCAAAATACAACATGGGTAGTTATGCATCTGCTACACCTACATATGCTGCCGATTTATCCACTTGGGGATCTGTTGGAGCTACCTTCGCAAATATTGAAAAAGGATGGGTAAATGGAGCTTGGGATGCCAGTAAAGTAGGAAATTACAATTGGGGTGACCATGGTAAAAGAACTGCTGTTTCTACAGAACACACCATTAGTGCGTCAGGTGGTACAGAGAAGTTCAAGGGATATGGATCATTCGGATATTTACGTCAGGAAGGAACGCAACCCGATCAACTTTATCAACGATATACTGCTAAAACTAATTTTGAAGTATCGCCTACAAACTGGTTCAAGTTCGGAACAACTATGAATCTTAGCTATGGAGAACAAGACTATGGTTATAGCTTTACAAAATCAAGTACCGGTCCCGGGGATTACTATTCTGCGCTAAAATCCATGTTGCCATGGACGGTTCCTTATGATGAAAATGGAGACTATATCAGAAACCCTGCCGCAGGAGATGTTAATATTATTAACCCGATCAAAGAGTTGGATTATAACACAAATAATCGTCAATCATTGCGTGCAACCGGAAGTTTTTATTCTCAATTGGATTTTGGGAATATGTGGAAACCTTTAGATGGTTTAAGTTACCGCATTCAATTTGGTCCGGAATTTAATTACTATCGTTTAGGTGTTTTTAATGCTGCTGAAGGGATTAATGGAGATGGTAACAATACGGCCAAATATAATACCAATAATACACGTGCCTATACATTAGACAATTTATTGTATTATAATAAAACATTTTCAAACCTTCATAAAGTTGGTTTAACCGCAATGCAGTCTTTCTCAAAGTATCATTATGAAAATGGAGATATGAAAGCAACAGATGTTGCTTCAACTTCCGAATTATGGTACAACCTTGCATCAGGAGGCGATGCATATAGTCTTGGCACCGGTTTATCAGAGAAACAAATGGAGTCATATATGCTTAGGGGAAATTACACTTACAACGATAAATACATGTTGACTGCATCTATGCGTTGGGATGGTGCTTCTCAATTAGCTGCTGGAAACAAATGGGCAAGTTTCCCTTCTTTGGCGTTAGGTTGGCGTATTGATCAGGAAGATTTCATGAACAATGCTTCATGGATTGATGGATTAAAAGCCCGTTTTGGTTATGGTATAACAGGTAACGCTGCAATTAAGGCATATGATACAAAAGGTGGAGTTGCTTCTTTATACTATAATTGGGGTACTACATCATCTGAGTTAGGATATGTAGCATCTGATCCTTCAGTTAAATACCCTCCTAAAATGGCAAATACCGATCTTAGTTGGGAAAAAACAGGCCAATATAATGTTGGTATAGACTATGTTCTTTTTAACGGACGCTTAAGTGGTAGTGTTGATGCATATAAAACAAAAACCACCGACTTATTAATGATTATGTCGATTCCAAGTTTAACAGGTTATACTTCAACCTGGGCAAACATCGGTGAAACAAAAGGTTCGGGTATTGATTTGCAAATTAATACAGTTAATATAAAATCAAATGATTTTAGCTGGGAAACCAGTATCTCTTGGTCAAAAGATCAAAGCGAAATTTCAAAATTGAATAATGGAAAGACTGAAGATCTTAATAATGCTTGGTTTATAGGTGAAGACATCGGTGTTTATTACGACTATGTATATGATGGCATCTGGAAAACTTCCGAAGCTGCTGAAGCTGCAGTATATGGTCGTAAACCTGGTCAGATTAAAGTTAAAGACTTAAACAACGACGGTACTATTGATGCCAACGAGGATAGACAAATTGTTGGAAATAAACGCCCGGACTGGTCTGGAGGTATGACCAACACATTTAAATACAAGAATTTTGATTTATCATTCTTTATATACTCTCGTTGGGGAAATACTTTCAGAAGCGGAAAAGAAACATTAGATGGTCGCTTTGCAATGCGTAAAATCGATTATTGGGTCGCTGGAGAAAATGAAGATGCAGAATATTATTCTCCTGGTTCAAATGGAGAGGCTGCTGATACTTATGCCAGCTCTATGAATTATCAAGACGGATCTTTTGTAAAAATGCGTAACATCAGTTTAGGCTATAACTTCACCCCAAAACAGTTAAAAAAACTGGGAATCAGCAAACTTAAAGTATACGCTCAATGTATGAATCCATTTACAATCTATTCTAAATGTGATTATTTAGACACCGATCTTTCGGGTTATAACAACAATACAACATCAGTAGGTTCATCAACAACACTTAAAAGTTTCGTATTTGGTTTGAATCTTGGATTCTAA
- a CDS encoding glycoside hydrolase family 88 protein, which translates to MGLLSRMYLLQFILLIVTTSMNYSPVLGQKLIDHEQTLKEIIKVNDYFMEKYSDYKAPSNVGRERPSNIWTRGVYYEGLMSLYSILPEEKLYDYAYQWSDFHKWGFRNGTTTRNADDYCAGQTYIDLYRLSNDAKYLRKVKANLDMLVNTPQKDDWTWIDAIQMGMPVFAKYGTTMNDAKYFDKMWDMYACSRNDIGGGLYNREDGLWWRDADFVPPYKEPNGEDCYWSRGNGWVYAALVRVLSEIPKDEKHYKDYVNDFMSMTKALVKCQRKDGFWNASLHDPENYGGKEVTGTSLFIYGMAWGINNGLLSKEKYLPVVAKAWNAIVKDAIHENGFLGYVQGTGKEPKDGQPVLYDSMPDFEDYGIGCFLLAGVEVYKLQDFK; encoded by the coding sequence ATGGGATTATTGAGCAGAATGTATTTGTTGCAATTTATATTACTGATTGTCACAACATCGATGAATTATTCTCCGGTTTTGGGGCAGAAATTGATAGATCATGAACAAACTTTGAAAGAAATAATTAAAGTGAATGATTATTTCATGGAAAAATACAGTGATTATAAAGCACCATCGAATGTGGGGCGGGAAAGACCAAGCAATATTTGGACGAGAGGGGTGTATTATGAAGGATTAATGTCCTTGTATTCAATATTGCCGGAAGAAAAATTGTATGATTATGCTTATCAATGGTCCGATTTTCATAAGTGGGGGTTTAGAAACGGTACAACCACCAGAAATGCAGATGATTATTGTGCCGGTCAAACCTATATCGATTTGTATCGATTATCTAATGACGCAAAATACCTTCGAAAGGTAAAAGCAAATTTAGATATGTTGGTGAATACACCACAAAAGGATGATTGGACATGGATTGATGCTATCCAAATGGGAATGCCGGTTTTTGCGAAGTATGGTACCACAATGAATGATGCTAAGTATTTTGATAAAATGTGGGATATGTATGCCTGCAGCAGAAATGATATTGGAGGAGGTCTTTATAACAGGGAAGATGGTTTGTGGTGGCGCGATGCGGATTTTGTTCCTCCTTATAAAGAGCCAAACGGTGAAGATTGTTATTGGTCAAGAGGCAACGGATGGGTATATGCTGCTTTGGTAAGAGTTTTAAGTGAAATACCGAAAGATGAAAAGCATTATAAGGATTATGTGAATGATTTTATGTCCATGACAAAGGCATTGGTGAAATGCCAGAGAAAGGATGGATTTTGGAATGCGAGTTTGCACGATCCTGAAAATTATGGTGGAAAAGAGGTGACAGGTACTTCTTTATTTATATATGGTATGGCATGGGGAATCAATAATGGGCTGTTGTCAAAAGAAAAGTATCTGCCTGTTGTTGCAAAAGCATGGAATGCGATTGTGAAGGATGCCATTCACGAAAATGGATTTTTAGGCTATGTACAGGGCACTGGAAAAGAACCTAAAGACGGACAGCCGGTATTATACGACAGTATGCCTGATTTTGAGGATTATGGTATTGGCTGTTTTCTGTTAGCTGGGGTAGAAGTATATAAATTACAAGATTTCAAATAA
- a CDS encoding rhamnogalacturonan acetylesterase has translation MSFRNVNRKLSACMIVVVLIMVFQSCSEKDSQFKIMNPLSKANNGFVTFKDVPDGNYKVHVRVGSEISEGHTVIRGESRRMFYTGIFTQKGEFKDVYFYINKRDTIITAGRNVKIKEREKTKLNWDSNLTFEFNGGSPQVVSIEIAPSDSALTVFLCGDSTVVDQENEPWCSWGQIIPSFFSDDVCFANYAESGETASGFIARGRLEKLLTQVKPGDYIFVEFGHNDQKERGEGKGAYLNFTDRLKDFIAAAREKGANPVFVTPTQRRSFNEEGKIGDTHMDYPDSMRELAAEENISLIDLHSYTRTLYEAMGIENSVNAFVHYPANTFPNQDTPLKDNTHFNPFGADQIAKCVVYGMKQIHLPLVQYLRDDVKDFNPAKPDDFKNFKWYPTPFAEIQKPDGN, from the coding sequence ATGAGTTTTAGAAATGTAAATAGGAAGCTCTCCGCATGTATGATCGTGGTAGTTTTAATCATGGTATTTCAGTCGTGTAGTGAAAAAGACAGCCAGTTTAAGATCATGAATCCTTTAAGCAAAGCAAATAACGGTTTTGTTACTTTTAAAGATGTACCGGATGGAAATTACAAAGTACATGTGAGAGTCGGATCTGAAATCAGTGAAGGACATACCGTGATCAGAGGGGAATCCAGAAGAATGTTTTATACCGGAATATTCACTCAGAAAGGAGAATTTAAAGATGTTTATTTCTATATCAATAAAAGAGATACGATTATCACAGCGGGAAGGAATGTTAAAATCAAAGAAAGAGAAAAGACCAAATTAAATTGGGATAGCAATCTGACTTTTGAATTTAACGGCGGGTCTCCTCAGGTTGTTTCTATCGAAATAGCACCTTCAGATTCTGCTCTTACTGTTTTTTTATGCGGAGATTCAACTGTTGTTGATCAGGAAAACGAGCCGTGGTGTTCCTGGGGGCAGATCATCCCTTCTTTTTTTAGTGATGATGTTTGTTTTGCTAACTATGCCGAATCCGGAGAAACTGCAAGTGGTTTTATTGCCAGAGGAAGATTAGAGAAATTATTAACGCAGGTTAAGCCTGGTGATTACATATTTGTTGAATTTGGTCATAATGATCAGAAGGAAAGAGGAGAGGGGAAAGGAGCATATTTGAATTTTACGGATCGATTAAAAGATTTTATTGCTGCGGCTCGGGAAAAAGGAGCGAATCCTGTTTTTGTAACCCCAACTCAACGCAGAAGTTTTAACGAGGAAGGGAAAATTGGTGACACACATATGGATTACCCGGATTCGATGAGAGAACTGGCCGCCGAAGAAAATATTTCTTTGATTGATTTGCACTCTTATACGCGCACTCTTTATGAAGCCATGGGGATAGAAAATTCAGTGAATGCATTTGTTCATTATCCGGCCAATACCTTCCCAAATCAGGATACGCCTTTAAAAGACAACACTCACTTTAATCCTTTTGGTGCTGATCAAATTGCAAAATGTGTTGTGTATGGTATGAAACAAATTCATTTGCCTTTGGTGCAGTATTTAAGAGACGATGTAAAGGATTTTAATCCTGCAAAGCCTGACGATTTCAAGAATTTTAAATGGTATCCAACACCTTTTGCTGAAATTCAAAAACCAGACGGAAACTAA
- a CDS encoding DUF4450 domain-containing protein, translated as MMSKKIFAFLLAFLCLGFVKAQNPDWSLITPELAGTLRIGVASQGTSKWFSEFKSIKLKSSEKEKKYILKDEILVKGAIEFLIRPLADSKGAVMKLCGENLPKDLQLIWTYGGAANKDVDSSRWLPAILPEDCYQNVFSIEGNSFTLYYGNSRKLKIIEGLTPPGGTLRLADANEQANPIQLLKSGKKTVTQVLTADLKMVDEQNYYFCFYFLNPTADYNYFMLPKLFEEGSYRVNKETEWMKSTPD; from the coding sequence ATGATGTCGAAAAAAATATTCGCCTTTTTACTGGCTTTTTTATGTTTGGGTTTTGTTAAAGCTCAAAATCCGGATTGGTCTCTAATTACACCAGAATTAGCAGGAACACTGCGAATTGGAGTTGCTTCTCAAGGTACAAGTAAGTGGTTTTCGGAGTTTAAAAGCATAAAGCTGAAATCATCTGAAAAGGAAAAAAAATACATTCTGAAAGATGAGATATTGGTTAAGGGCGCTATTGAATTTTTAATTCGTCCTTTGGCTGACAGCAAAGGGGCTGTAATGAAACTATGTGGTGAAAATCTCCCTAAAGATTTGCAACTGATATGGACTTATGGAGGAGCTGCAAATAAAGACGTTGATAGTAGCAGATGGCTTCCTGCTATTTTACCCGAAGATTGTTACCAGAATGTTTTTAGTATTGAGGGGAATTCATTTACTCTTTATTATGGAAACAGCCGTAAGCTTAAAATTATCGAAGGATTAACACCTCCTGGAGGTACATTGAGATTGGCAGATGCGAATGAACAGGCGAATCCAATTCAATTGCTTAAATCCGGAAAGAAAACTGTGACGCAAGTGTTGACTGCTGATCTTAAAATGGTGGACGAACAGAATTACTATTTTTGTTTCTATTTTCTGAATCCTACGGCCGACTACAATTATTTTATGCTTCCAAAGCTTTTTGAAGAAGGAAGTTACAGGGTAAACAAAGAAACAGAATGGATGAAATCGACACCAGATTAA
- a CDS encoding glycoside hydrolase family 28 protein, giving the protein MRQLFLLIALLYGISLKAETYNIKDFGAKGDGVTVDSPAINSAIEEAVQNGGGTIYIPAGTYACYSIRLKSNITILIESGATVLAAFPSEKEGYDIAEPNLDNPYQDFGHSHWKNSLFWAVNEHDITICGNGLIYGEGLTREESRLHGVGNKALSFKECHNITVKDVAMLNCGHFAILATGVDNLHVLNLKVDTNRDGFDIDCCKNVRITDCSVNCPWDDAIVLKSSYALGYFKDTENVTVNGCFVSGYDKGSVLTAKWETDEAVAPDHGSNTGRIKLGTESSGGFKNIAITNCIFERSRGLAIEAVDGGWLEDVVVSNITMRNVGNSPFFIRLGARQRSPKGTPVGKLRRVQISNVNVYNADSQFSNIISGVPGHKVEEISFSNINIHFKGGCTAEDGKIVPPESEKTYPEPWMFGTIPASGFYVRHAKNIFFENIRFYFEQKDARPLFVLDDVKNCDVDRVRVDGNLVENPFEAH; this is encoded by the coding sequence ATGCGACAATTATTCCTGCTTATAGCATTACTATACGGTATCTCTTTAAAGGCCGAAACTTATAATATTAAAGATTTTGGAGCTAAGGGAGATGGTGTAACCGTTGATTCTCCTGCCATTAACAGTGCTATTGAAGAGGCGGTTCAAAATGGAGGAGGAACTATTTATATTCCTGCCGGAACATATGCTTGTTATTCCATACGATTAAAAAGTAATATCACCATTTTAATAGAATCCGGTGCTACTGTTTTAGCGGCTTTCCCTTCCGAAAAGGAAGGTTATGATATTGCTGAGCCTAATCTTGATAATCCATATCAGGACTTTGGACATAGCCACTGGAAAAATTCCTTATTTTGGGCTGTTAATGAGCACGACATAACCATTTGTGGTAATGGATTAATATATGGTGAGGGATTAACCAGAGAAGAAAGTCGGCTCCACGGAGTTGGAAATAAAGCATTGTCGTTTAAGGAGTGTCATAACATTACCGTTAAGGATGTAGCGATGCTAAACTGCGGTCATTTTGCCATTTTAGCAACAGGAGTAGATAATTTGCACGTACTCAATCTTAAAGTAGACACCAATCGTGATGGGTTTGATATTGATTGTTGTAAAAATGTTCGTATAACCGATTGCAGTGTAAATTGCCCATGGGACGATGCCATTGTTCTAAAATCGAGTTATGCTTTGGGATATTTTAAAGATACCGAGAACGTTACTGTCAATGGTTGTTTTGTTTCTGGTTACGATAAAGGATCTGTATTGACGGCGAAGTGGGAAACCGACGAGGCTGTAGCTCCTGATCACGGTTCAAATACCGGACGTATTAAATTAGGAACCGAGTCAAGTGGAGGTTTTAAAAATATTGCTATTACCAATTGTATTTTCGAACGAAGCAGAGGTTTGGCCATTGAAGCTGTTGACGGAGGTTGGCTCGAAGATGTAGTGGTTTCGAATATTACGATGAGAAATGTGGGCAATTCTCCATTTTTCATTCGCTTGGGAGCACGTCAGCGCAGTCCGAAAGGCACTCCCGTTGGAAAGCTGCGAAGAGTTCAAATAAGTAATGTGAATGTTTACAATGCCGATTCGCAATTTTCAAATATCATAAGTGGTGTGCCTGGTCACAAGGTTGAAGAAATCTCATTCTCTAATATCAACATTCATTTTAAAGGAGGCTGTACTGCAGAAGATGGGAAAATTGTACCTCCCGAAAGTGAGAAAACATATCCTGAACCTTGGATGTTTGGAACAATTCCAGCCTCAGGTTTTTATGTGAGGCATGCTAAAAACATATTTTTCGAGAATATCAGATTTTATTTTGAGCAAAAGGATGCACGTCCCTTATTTGTGCTGGATGATGTGAAAAATTGCGATGTTGATCGCGTAAGAGTAGATGGCAACTTGGTAGAAAATCCATTCGAAGCTCACTAA